AGAAAATAAGAGAGATTTAAGCAAGGACAAACGTAGAACCAAACTTAGCTTCCGTAGGTCCCCAAGTCATTCTTCACACAGTAGGTCTAAGGATCAAAGTGGTAGTGTTAGTTACAGTGAGGAAAAGTTTCTGAATGAGAACAATTCCCGGCGTTTGAGATCTGTTATAACATTTGTTGAGCAGAGGAGTGAGGGAGAAGGGAACGAATGGAAGAAGGATCTACAGAATGAAGAAATTGTCTATGATAATGACGATTATCCTTCCAGAAGCAGTAGTGGTGGGGGAAGCAAAAAGGAATCAACTCCTCGTTCACCTATTGCATTTGATGTTGAGAAACGGACAGAAAGTCCTATATTTGTTTCTGAACATGAGGTGACTGAACTTTCAGGAAGTGTAAATGATGCGCATGACATGAATGAGTTTGCGACACGCAGTTCTGCAAAGGAAAATGGGAATTACACTCCCCTTGTGGGTGCTGGTTCAGGGGGTGATGATCTGGAAGCAATTTTGAGGCAGAAAGCTTTGCAGAATTTGAACAAGTTCCGAGGAGGACATAAAAGTAATACAAAGCCTACTTTGGATCAGAAAAATAAGGATGATGGCAATGTTAATGCATCATCCACTTCCACAGCAGCGGTTGAAAGGGTTGTCCTTGACAGCGGACACACTGAAAAGGTTTATGGAATTGTGAAACAGAATAATGATCATCCAGCTGATGGGTCGGGACTCTCTGGGAATCCCAAGGAGGACGGCCTGAATAGTGGAAATCCTGTTGTTGGTAAATCTGTATCTGGAACCTCACCATTTAGGGGAAGATCTTCAGGCTTGGACATGCGGCATCAAGCCACAGCATCAGGAGCATCTCCAGATAAAATTCTgagagaaattaagagtgaaggGAAGACTACAGCTACAGTACAAACTACATCCGTGGCTGGAAACTCGTCATTTTGGGAAAGTTCTTCAGGCTTGGACACACCCAATAAAACTACGACATCAGTTGCATCTCCAGAAAAATTTCTGATGGAAACTGAAAGCGACAGGAAGACTGAGCTTAAAATAACTCAACCATTGTCTCCTAGCGTGGGCATTAATAAAGGTTCTGCTTGTAGCTCTGCGACTGTAGAACCAGCTTTATCTGCTACTTCAGGAGGGCAAAGTTTGAACAATCAGAAAGATGAAGCTAAGGATGGCGGACAGTATCAGCAGAAGACGATGTCTGTGATGAGAGGCGGGGAAATGGTACAGGTAGGAGCTTTCTAAAGTATCATTAATAACGTATTTACTGAAATTTCCAATTTGTAAATGTTGTGTCGAGTTCTGCTTTACTTGCTAGGGAGTTTGACATTTGGAAACATGTTCCCAGGTAAACTACAAGGTCTACATTCCTCAAAGAGCTCCCGCTCTTGCCAGGAGACAACTCAAGCGGTGATTTTGGAGGGCAGAGGACTTGGTGTGGACAACTGGGATTTTGGTAGTAGTTGTATCCAGAATCTGTAAT
The DNA window shown above is from Coffea arabica cultivar ET-39 chromosome 5e, Coffea Arabica ET-39 HiFi, whole genome shotgun sequence and carries:
- the LOC113687963 gene encoding uncharacterized protein isoform X2; the protein is MKKRKRSRKDSDSKTRKKYGRKKRRRDSSASPTSSNSHSCSTCKGGNSDSEESERESVWSRPRENKRDLSKDKRRTKLSFRRSPSHSSHSRSKDQSGSVSYSEEKFLNENNSRRLRSVITFVEQRSEGEGNEWKKDLQNEEIVYDNDDYPSRSSSGGGSKKESTPRSPIAFDVEKRTESPIFVSEHEVTELSGSVNDAHDMNEFATRSSAKENGNYTPLVGAGSGGDDLEAILRQKALQNLNKFRGGHKSNTKPTLDQKNKDDGNVNASSTSTAAVERVVLDSGHTEKVYGIVKQNNDHPADGSGLSGNPKEDGLNSGNPVVGKSVSGTSPFRGRSSGLDMRHQATASGASPDKILREIKSEGKTTATVQTTSVAGNSSFWESSSGLDTPNKTTTSVASPEKFLMETESDRKTELKITQPLSPSVGINKGSACSSATVEPALSATSGGQSLNNQKDEAKDGGQYQQKTMSVMRGGEMVQVNYKVYIPQRAPALARRQLKR
- the LOC113687963 gene encoding uncharacterized protein isoform X1; translated protein: MGSSSKRKSAKKKSSKLSSQARKMKKSGRTKSKKLGRRHDSSTDDSMSSDSISSPGNDSYASNSDDDSMSSASISRSSSKDSYRRRKNKSRSRGKLKKTRKRARRRSSSRDNRKKLAPMKKRKRSRKDSDSKTRKKYGRKKRRRDSSASPTSSNSHSCSTCKGGNSDSEESERESVWSRPRENKRDLSKDKRRTKLSFRRSPSHSSHSRSKDQSGSVSYSEEKFLNENNSRRLRSVITFVEQRSEGEGNEWKKDLQNEEIVYDNDDYPSRSSSGGGSKKESTPRSPIAFDVEKRTESPIFVSEHEVTELSGSVNDAHDMNEFATRSSAKENGNYTPLVGAGSGGDDLEAILRQKALQNLNKFRGGHKSNTKPTLDQKNKDDGNVNASSTSTAAVERVVLDSGHTEKVYGIVKQNNDHPADGSGLSGNPKEDGLNSGNPVVGKSVSGTSPFRGRSSGLDMRHQATASGASPDKILREIKSEGKTTATVQTTSVAGNSSFWESSSGLDTPNKTTTSVASPEKFLMETESDRKTELKITQPLSPSVGINKGSACSSATVEPALSATSGGQSLNNQKDEAKDGGQYQQKTMSVMRGGEMVQVNYKVYIPQRAPALARRQLKR